A stretch of the Staphylococcus sp. NRL 16/872 genome encodes the following:
- a CDS encoding heavy-metal-associated domain-containing protein, whose protein sequence is MARSNVNIEGLNTNEQAEQLQHRLSQMIGVKEVIVSADYKIVEIEYETPTNLNSIEKEIYDDGFKVLN, encoded by the coding sequence ATGGCTAGAAGTAACGTGAATATTGAAGGATTAAATACAAATGAACAAGCTGAACAATTACAACATCGTTTATCACAAATGATAGGTGTGAAAGAAGTTATAGTAAGTGCGGATTATAAAATCGTTGAAATTGAATATGAAACGCCTACAAATTTAAATAGTATAGAAAAAGAAATCTATGATGATGGATTCAAAGTGTTAAATTAA
- the thiD gene encoding bifunctional hydroxymethylpyrimidine kinase/phosphomethylpyrimidine kinase, which produces MNKPKIALTIAGTDPSGGAGVMADLKSFHACGVYGMAAITSIVAQNTKGVQHIHNLETSWVKEQLDSVFDDELPQAIKTGMIATHETMELVQEYLKKHSDIPYVIDPVMLAKSGDSLMDDATKKHLQSTLLPLADVVTPNIPEAEEITGLKIDTEESIRKAGHIFINEIGSKGVVIKGGHSADLNNAKDFLFTKDDVYTFENKRFDTPHTHGTGCTFSAVITAELAKGKSIYEAVKKAKEFISLSIEYTPEIGQGRGPVNHFAYMKKVGLDDE; this is translated from the coding sequence ATGAATAAACCAAAAATTGCATTAACTATAGCAGGCACTGATCCATCAGGTGGTGCTGGTGTAATGGCAGATTTAAAATCATTCCATGCTTGTGGTGTCTATGGTATGGCTGCAATCACTAGCATTGTGGCTCAAAACACTAAAGGCGTTCAACATATTCATAATTTAGAGACTAGTTGGGTTAAAGAACAACTTGATAGCGTATTCGATGATGAATTACCACAAGCAATTAAAACAGGTATGATTGCTACGCACGAGACAATGGAACTTGTACAAGAATATTTAAAAAAACATTCTGATATTCCATACGTTATTGATCCTGTTATGTTAGCTAAAAGTGGTGACTCTCTAATGGATGATGCGACTAAAAAACATTTACAAAGTACGTTATTACCACTAGCTGATGTTGTAACTCCTAATATACCTGAAGCAGAAGAAATTACAGGTCTGAAAATCGATACTGAAGAAAGTATTCGTAAAGCAGGACACATCTTTATTAATGAAATTGGTAGTAAAGGCGTAGTGATTAAAGGTGGACATTCAGCTGATTTAAATAACGCTAAAGACTTCCTATTTACTAAAGACGACGTTTATACATTTGAAAATAAACGCTTTGATACGCCACACACGCATGGTACTGGTTGTACATTTTCAGCAGTAATAACAGCAGAACTTGCTAAAGGCAAATCAATTTATGAAGCGGTTAAAAAAGCTAAAGAATTTATTTCATTAAGTATTGAATATACACCTGAGATTGGCCAAGGTCGTGGACCAGTTAACCACTTTGCATATATGAAGAAAGTAGGATTAGATGATGAATAA
- the yidC gene encoding membrane protein insertase YidC, whose translation MKKKALLPLLLGVMVFLAGCDYSKSSNRDGFFYNTFVEPMSKVLHWLGHSVFNDDYGIAIIVLVLIIRIILLPFMLSNYKNSHMMREKMKVAKPEVDGVQEKVKRARTQEEKMAANQEMMEVYKKYDINPMKSALGCLPVLIQMPVVMGLYFVLKYRIGGGIAEHPHFLWFNLVHPDIWITIIAGVLYFIQAWVSSKQMPQEQRQMTYMMMIISPIMIIWISLSSASALGLYWSVSAAFLIVQTFFANMHYEKVAKREVAPMIEKFENKNDSNKKGKNTQVVSKNNKKKK comes from the coding sequence ATGAAGAAGAAAGCGTTACTACCTTTGTTATTAGGGGTAATGGTCTTTTTAGCTGGATGTGATTATTCTAAATCTAGTAATAGAGATGGATTTTTCTATAACACATTCGTAGAACCAATGTCTAAAGTATTACATTGGTTAGGCCATTCAGTATTTAATGATGATTATGGTATTGCCATCATCGTGTTAGTATTAATTATCCGTATTATCTTATTACCTTTCATGCTTTCAAACTACAAAAATAGTCATATGATGCGTGAAAAAATGAAAGTTGCTAAACCTGAAGTAGATGGCGTACAAGAAAAAGTTAAACGTGCGCGTACTCAGGAAGAAAAAATGGCAGCTAACCAAGAAATGATGGAAGTTTATAAAAAATACGATATCAATCCTATGAAGAGTGCTTTAGGTTGTTTACCAGTACTTATTCAAATGCCAGTCGTAATGGGATTATACTTTGTATTGAAATATCGTATTGGTGGCGGAATTGCCGAACATCCACACTTCTTATGGTTTAATTTAGTACATCCTGATATTTGGATTACTATCATCGCCGGCGTTCTTTACTTTATCCAAGCTTGGGTTTCAAGTAAACAAATGCCTCAAGAACAACGTCAAATGACGTACATGATGATGATTATTTCACCAATTATGATTATTTGGATTTCATTAAGTTCAGCTTCAGCATTAGGTTTATACTGGTCAGTCAGTGCGGCGTTCTTAATTGTCCAAACATTCTTTGCAAACATGCACTATGAAAAGGTTGCAAAAAGAGAAGTTGCGCCAATGATTGAGAAATTTGAAAATAAAAATGACTCAAACAAAAAAGGCAAAAACACACAAGTTGTTTCTAAAAACAACAAAAAGAAAAAATAA
- a CDS encoding ISL3 family transposase, which translates to MCKSILNTLRIKDKNLNFLDEVIEKKYKGRMSLFYYAELTYQPTHCENCLTKNENFSIVKNGKKTSTITLLKIMEMPAYLKLQKQRFYCKTCDSYFTAKSNIVDNHCFISNKTKLAVLDKAQEYRSQKSIAKSCLVSSMTVSRVINQAASDVGQSSFDALPEHLMMDEFKSVKNVIGKMSFIYADAVSHRIVDVVADRKLKSLKDHFYRYSLKLRKKVKTVTIDMYEPYMSLIKQLFPNAKIIIDRFHIVQSLNRALNMSRVHIMNCYKTSNRPLYNKYKSYWKLFLKPFETLEAFNYRKVRLFKEWKTEKGIMNYLLSVDVELFNTYHYVHELRRLLKENQIEKFTHKLFSIHLSDVCPKLRPVIRTLRRLTAFIENTMIYSNLTNGPLEGINNKIKLIKRVSFGYRNYDNLRNRIIITSRLFASTTKKEIKQPKVA; encoded by the coding sequence ATGTGTAAGTCTATATTAAATACATTAAGAATTAAAGATAAAAATCTAAATTTTTTAGATGAAGTGATTGAGAAAAAATATAAAGGACGAATGAGCTTGTTTTACTATGCAGAGCTCACTTATCAACCTACACATTGTGAAAATTGTTTAACTAAAAACGAAAATTTTTCTATAGTTAAAAATGGTAAGAAAACTTCAACGATTACTTTACTTAAAATTATGGAAATGCCTGCTTATTTGAAGCTTCAAAAACAAAGATTTTATTGTAAGACATGTGATAGTTATTTTACTGCTAAATCTAATATTGTCGATAATCATTGTTTTATTTCTAACAAAACAAAACTTGCAGTTTTAGATAAAGCACAAGAATACCGCTCTCAAAAATCTATCGCCAAGTCATGCTTAGTATCATCAATGACTGTATCTAGAGTGATTAATCAAGCGGCAAGCGACGTAGGTCAGTCTTCTTTTGATGCTTTACCTGAACACTTAATGATGGACGAATTTAAAAGTGTTAAAAATGTAATTGGAAAAATGAGTTTTATTTATGCAGATGCTGTATCGCACCGCATCGTAGATGTGGTAGCGGATCGTAAGTTAAAATCGCTGAAAGATCATTTTTATCGTTATTCTTTGAAACTAAGAAAAAAAGTCAAAACTGTAACGATTGATATGTATGAACCCTATATGTCGCTAATCAAGCAATTATTTCCTAATGCGAAGATTATTATTGATCGTTTTCATATTGTTCAATCTTTAAATCGAGCGTTAAATATGTCTAGAGTTCATATAATGAATTGTTATAAAACCTCTAATAGACCGCTTTATAATAAATATAAAAGTTATTGGAAACTATTTCTTAAACCTTTTGAAACGCTAGAAGCATTTAATTATCGTAAAGTCCGTTTATTTAAAGAGTGGAAAACCGAAAAAGGAATTATGAATTACTTATTAAGTGTAGATGTTGAATTATTTAATACATATCACTACGTTCATGAGCTAAGACGATTATTAAAAGAAAACCAAATAGAGAAATTTACTCATAAACTCTTTTCTATTCATCTTTCAGATGTGTGTCCTAAATTACGTCCAGTTATTAGAACTTTAAGAAGATTAACAGCTTTCATTGAAAACACCATGATATATTCTAACCTGACCAACGGTCCGTTAGAAGGAATTAATAATAAAATCAAACTCATTAAAAGGGTATCTTTTGGTTATAGAAATTATGATAATTTACGTAATCGAATTATTATAACTTCGCGACTATTTGCCTCAACAACAAAAAAAGAGATTAAACAACCTAAGGTTGCTTAA
- the tenA gene encoding thiaminase II: MSFSTELKEASQPIIEQIYNDGFIQDLLKGQLSKQAVRQYLRADASYLKEFTNLYALLIPKAPTMTDVKFLVEQIEFMLDGEVEAHEILADFINEPYEEIVREKVWPPSGDHYIKHMYYHAYAHENAAYTIAAMAPCPYVYEVIAKMALEDQNLNRDVITAKWFDFYSTEMRPLIEVFDRMLDELTENCSDQEKNDIKESFLQSTIHERNFFNMAYIDEKWNFGGKEHE; encoded by the coding sequence ATGAGCTTTTCAACTGAATTAAAAGAAGCATCACAACCAATTATTGAACAAATTTATAACGATGGATTTATTCAAGATTTATTAAAAGGACAATTATCTAAACAAGCTGTGCGTCAATATTTACGTGCAGATGCTTCATATTTAAAAGAATTTACTAATTTATACGCATTATTAATTCCTAAAGCGCCTACAATGACTGATGTAAAATTTTTAGTAGAACAAATTGAATTTATGTTAGACGGTGAAGTAGAAGCACATGAAATTTTAGCAGACTTTATTAATGAACCATACGAAGAAATTGTACGTGAAAAAGTTTGGCCACCAAGTGGAGATCATTACATCAAACATATGTATTACCATGCTTATGCTCATGAAAATGCTGCATATACAATTGCTGCAATGGCACCATGTCCATATGTCTATGAAGTCATAGCTAAAATGGCATTAGAAGACCAAAATTTAAATAGAGATGTCATTACTGCAAAATGGTTTGATTTTTATAGTACAGAAATGCGTCCATTAATTGAGGTGTTTGATCGCATGTTAGATGAACTAACAGAAAATTGTAGCGACCAAGAAAAAAATGATATTAAAGAAAGCTTCTTACAAAGTACAATTCATGAACGCAATTTCTTTAATATGGCATACATCGATGAAAAATGGAATTTCGGAGGAAAAGAACATGAATAA
- the thiE gene encoding thiamine phosphate synthase yields the protein MFKASDLNVYFICGTQDVPEGNDIQTILKEALEAGITLFQFREKGPKALVGEDKVKLAQQLQALCRDYNVPFLVNDDVDLAEQIDADGIHVGQDDATVVTFAQRFNEKIIGLSVGNEEEYNHSDLTHVDYIGVGPMYATPSKADASEPVGPEMIKTLKEMNPSLPMVAIGGITEDNVGQIAEAGADGISVISAIARSHNIDKTVTKFQSYFK from the coding sequence ATGTTTAAAGCGAGCGATTTAAATGTGTACTTTATATGTGGAACACAAGACGTTCCAGAAGGTAATGATATTCAAACTATTTTAAAAGAGGCACTTGAAGCAGGAATTACTTTATTTCAATTTCGTGAAAAGGGGCCAAAAGCTCTAGTAGGCGAAGATAAAGTGAAGTTAGCACAGCAATTACAAGCACTATGTCGTGATTATAATGTACCATTCTTAGTTAACGATGATGTTGATTTAGCAGAACAAATTGATGCTGATGGCATACATGTTGGCCAGGATGATGCTACAGTTGTTACTTTCGCTCAACGGTTTAATGAAAAGATTATTGGCTTAAGCGTAGGGAACGAGGAAGAATACAATCATTCAGATTTAACTCACGTCGATTATATTGGCGTAGGTCCTATGTACGCTACACCGTCTAAAGCAGATGCAAGTGAGCCTGTGGGTCCAGAGATGATCAAAACATTAAAAGAGATGAATCCTTCGTTACCTATGGTAGCTATAGGTGGTATTACTGAAGATAACGTAGGCCAAATAGCAGAAGCGGGAGCAGATGGTATTTCTGTTATTTCAGCAATTGCTAGAAGTCATAATATTGACAAGACTGTTACCAAATTTCAGAGTTATTTCAAATAA
- the cls gene encoding cardiolipin synthase: protein MLEIFSMAFAHSTLIVNIILISAFLLNLIFAFVIIFMERRSAGSIWAWLLVLVFLPIIGFILYLLLGRQIQKDQIFKLNKEDRKGLAMIVDEQIDALESEDFSKGNHQIVKFKEMVRMLLFNNAAFLTTDNRIKIFTDGNDKFDALIEDIKNAQNYIHIQYYIFKSDGLGHRILSALEQKLEEGLEVKMLYDDMGSRTLRKKDIKHFREKGAHVESFFPSKLPLINLRMNNRNHRKIVIIDGKIGYVGGFNVGDEYLGKDKKFGYWRDTHLRLEGDSVNALQLRFILDWNSQSSRDFIEYDDRYFPDVDSGGSIGVQIASSGPDEDWEQIKYGYLKMISSARESIYIQSPYFIPDQAFLDAIKIAALGGVEVNLMIPSMPDHPFVYWATLKNAASLLDAGVKIYQYDNGFLHSKTLIIDDEIATVGTANMDNRSFVLNFEVNAFVYDNDVARQLKDAFIQDMKVSYRLTKELYAKRSTWIKFKEGISQLLSPIL, encoded by the coding sequence ATGTTAGAAATTTTCTCAATGGCTTTTGCCCATTCTACTTTAATTGTTAATATTATCTTAATTTCTGCCTTTCTTTTAAACTTAATTTTTGCGTTCGTTATTATCTTTATGGAACGCCGTAGTGCTGGTTCAATTTGGGCATGGCTTCTAGTATTAGTATTCCTTCCAATTATTGGATTCATATTATACTTATTATTAGGACGTCAAATTCAAAAAGACCAAATCTTCAAATTAAACAAAGAAGATCGTAAAGGACTAGCAATGATTGTTGATGAACAAATCGATGCTTTAGAAAGTGAAGATTTTTCAAAAGGCAATCATCAAATTGTTAAGTTTAAAGAAATGGTACGCATGCTATTATTCAATAATGCAGCGTTTTTAACAACTGATAATCGCATTAAAATTTTTACAGATGGAAATGACAAATTTGATGCATTAATTGAAGACATTAAAAATGCACAAAATTATATACATATTCAGTACTACATTTTCAAAAGTGATGGGTTAGGCCACAGAATACTTTCTGCCCTTGAACAAAAGCTTGAAGAAGGTCTTGAAGTTAAAATGTTATACGATGATATGGGGTCTAGAACATTACGTAAAAAAGATATTAAACACTTTAGAGAAAAAGGCGCACATGTTGAATCATTCTTTCCTTCTAAACTTCCATTGATCAATTTGCGAATGAACAACCGTAATCACAGAAAAATCGTGATTATTGATGGTAAAATTGGTTACGTAGGTGGATTCAATGTAGGCGATGAATATCTTGGTAAAGATAAGAAATTTGGTTATTGGAGAGACACGCATTTACGTCTTGAAGGTGACTCAGTCAATGCGCTTCAATTACGATTTATTCTAGATTGGAATTCTCAATCAAGCCGTGACTTTATTGAATATGATGATCGTTATTTCCCTGATGTAGATTCAGGTGGCTCTATTGGAGTTCAAATCGCTTCAAGTGGTCCTGATGAAGATTGGGAACAAATTAAATATGGTTATTTAAAAATGATTTCATCTGCTAGAGAATCAATTTATATTCAATCTCCTTACTTCATTCCTGACCAAGCATTCCTTGACGCAATTAAGATTGCAGCATTAGGTGGCGTAGAAGTCAATCTGATGATTCCAAGTATGCCTGACCATCCATTTGTGTATTGGGCTACATTAAAAAATGCCGCTTCTTTATTAGATGCCGGCGTTAAGATTTATCAATATGACAATGGTTTCTTACATTCTAAGACCCTTATTATTGATGATGAAATTGCTACGGTAGGAACTGCTAATATGGATAACCGTAGTTTCGTTTTAAACTTTGAAGTAAATGCTTTCGTTTATGATAATGACGTAGCACGTCAATTAAAAGATGCGTTTATCCAAGATATGAAAGTGTCCTATCGCTTAACGAAAGAGCTATACGCTAAACGAAGTACATGGATTAAATTTAAAGAAGGTATTTCTCAATTACTTTCTCCAATTCTTTAA
- the thiM gene encoding hydroxyethylthiazole kinase encodes MNNLEKLRNENPLVVCYTNDVVKNFTANGLLSIGASPAMSEAPEEAEEFYKVAGALLINIGTLTKANEEDILKIGKIANQQGTPIVFDPVAVGASTYRKQFCQKFLSEVEVSVIKGNASEILTLVDPNTTMKGTDGDANLDAVTIAKKAYEKLNTAIVLTGKEDVIVQDNKVVQLSNGSSLLAKITGAGCLLGGLVASFLFRETHPSLQVLEEAVSFYNIAAEIAEKDEQVKGPGTFLSHLLDEMFQLEYSTYEQHVKRLEVE; translated from the coding sequence ATGAATAATTTAGAGAAATTAAGAAATGAAAATCCATTAGTTGTTTGTTATACCAATGATGTCGTTAAAAACTTTACTGCAAATGGTTTATTAAGTATTGGAGCAAGCCCAGCAATGAGTGAAGCACCTGAAGAGGCAGAAGAGTTTTATAAAGTGGCAGGCGCCTTATTAATAAATATTGGCACGTTAACTAAAGCCAACGAAGAAGATATTTTAAAAATTGGTAAAATCGCAAATCAACAAGGTACGCCGATTGTTTTTGATCCAGTAGCGGTTGGGGCTTCAACATATCGCAAACAATTTTGTCAAAAATTCTTATCTGAAGTTGAAGTGTCAGTGATTAAAGGTAATGCTTCAGAAATTTTAACATTAGTTGATCCAAATACAACGATGAAAGGCACAGATGGAGATGCTAATCTAGATGCTGTTACAATCGCTAAAAAAGCATATGAGAAGCTAAATACAGCCATTGTATTGACAGGTAAAGAAGATGTTATTGTCCAAGATAACAAAGTAGTTCAGTTATCAAATGGTTCATCGCTTTTAGCGAAGATTACTGGAGCTGGTTGTTTATTAGGTGGTTTAGTAGCAAGTTTCTTATTCAGAGAAACACACCCATCATTGCAAGTCCTTGAAGAAGCGGTAAGTTTCTATAATATTGCTGCTGAAATTGCTGAAAAGGATGAACAAGTTAAAGGACCAGGCACATTCCTATCTCATTTATTAGATGAAATGTTTCAATTAGAATATTCAACTTATGAACAACACGTCAAACGCTTAGAGGTGGAATAA
- the csoR gene encoding copper-sensing transcriptional repressor CsoR — translation MSSEIHAHHSEQMKLNLKSRLNRIEGQVRAINRMIEDDVYCDDVLTQIRATRSALNSVATKLLDYHMKSCIMDKVNNGAQEEAMEELLVTFQKLMKD, via the coding sequence TTGTCGAGTGAAATACATGCACACCATTCTGAACAGATGAAACTGAATTTAAAATCAAGACTCAATCGTATTGAGGGACAAGTGAGAGCGATTAATCGTATGATTGAAGACGATGTGTATTGCGATGATGTGTTAACTCAAATAAGAGCTACAAGATCAGCACTTAATAGTGTGGCGACAAAATTGTTAGATTATCATATGAAGAGTTGTATTATGGATAAAGTAAATAATGGTGCTCAAGAAGAAGCGATGGAAGAATTATTAGTCACTTTTCAAAAGTTAATGAAAGATTAG
- a CDS encoding FtsW/RodA/SpoVE family cell cycle protein: MKYSSRQQPSKHWLRKIDWILIALLTILAIISVITISSAMGGGQYSANFSIRQVIYYMLGAILALVIMLFSPKKIKHNTYILYIFLCILLVGLLILPETSFTPIINGAKSWYSFGPVSIQPSEFMKVILILALAKTVANHNRFTFNKSFQTDLMLFFKIIGISILPMALILLQNDLGTTLVICAIILGVMLVSGITWRLLAPILIAAIVLGGSIILAIIYKPTLIESLLGVKMYQMGRINSWLDPYSYSNGDGYHLTESLKAIGSGQLFGKGYNHGEVYIPENHTDFIFSVVGEEMGFMGAVVLLLIFLALIFHLIRLATRVESPFSKIFIVGYISLLVFHILQNIGMTIQLLPITGIPLPFISYGGSSLWSLMVGIGIILSIHYHQRQTMSNKE; this comes from the coding sequence ATGAAATATTCATCCCGTCAACAGCCTTCAAAACATTGGCTACGAAAAATCGACTGGATACTCATAGCATTATTGACGATCTTAGCAATTATAAGCGTTATAACTATTAGTTCAGCTATGGGTGGCGGCCAATATAGTGCCAATTTTAGTATTCGACAAGTTATATACTATATGTTAGGTGCTATACTCGCTTTAGTAATTATGTTGTTTTCACCTAAAAAGATTAAACACAACACATACATATTATATATCTTTTTATGTATTTTACTTGTAGGTTTATTAATCCTACCTGAAACCTCCTTTACGCCAATTATTAATGGTGCTAAAAGTTGGTATTCATTTGGTCCTGTAAGTATTCAACCATCTGAGTTTATGAAAGTGATATTAATACTTGCGCTTGCTAAAACTGTAGCAAATCATAACCGTTTTACTTTTAATAAGTCATTTCAAACAGATTTAATGTTGTTTTTCAAAATTATTGGTATCTCTATCTTACCAATGGCATTAATCCTATTACAAAATGACTTAGGTACGACATTAGTCATCTGTGCCATTATCCTAGGTGTTATGTTAGTAAGTGGTATTACTTGGCGCTTGCTTGCACCCATACTTATTGCTGCAATTGTACTCGGTGGAAGTATTATTTTAGCTATTATTTATAAGCCTACGTTAATTGAAAGTTTACTTGGCGTTAAAATGTATCAAATGGGACGTATCAATTCTTGGTTAGATCCCTATTCATACAGTAATGGAGATGGTTATCACTTAACAGAATCATTAAAAGCGATTGGTTCTGGGCAATTATTTGGTAAAGGGTATAACCACGGAGAAGTTTATATACCAGAAAATCATACCGACTTTATTTTCTCGGTTGTAGGTGAAGAAATGGGATTCATGGGAGCAGTTGTATTATTACTCATATTCTTAGCTCTTATCTTTCATCTTATAAGACTTGCTACTAGAGTAGAATCTCCATTTAGTAAAATATTTATTGTTGGCTATATATCTTTATTAGTTTTCCACATCTTGCAAAATATAGGCATGACGATTCAACTTTTACCAATTACAGGTATTCCACTTCCATTTATAAGTTACGGTGGTAGTTCGTTATGGAGTTTAATGGTAGGCATAGGTATCATACTTTCTATCCATTATCATCAACGTCAAACCATGTCTAACAAAGAATAA
- a CDS encoding HD domain-containing protein: MDYHQKVILAQNYMQNFHKDDYSGHDIAHVERVTLLAQRIREQEQQGDELTITLAALLHDVIDDKLTNKDEAVQQLLEFLKTLEIDEATQNHILYIIQNLSYRNGKNNNVELSIEGQIVRDADRLDAIGAIGIARTFQFAGHFDEPMWTASPNDNVPSTETITSLPPSAIRHFYDKLLKLKDLMHTTTGKELAQQRHDFMVQFLNQFYSEWHISNK, from the coding sequence ATGGACTACCATCAAAAAGTTATTTTAGCACAAAATTATATGCAAAACTTTCATAAGGATGACTATTCAGGTCATGATATTGCTCATGTAGAAAGAGTGACACTACTTGCTCAACGTATCAGAGAACAAGAACAACAAGGCGACGAACTAACTATTACATTAGCCGCTCTACTACATGACGTGATAGATGATAAGTTAACTAATAAAGACGAAGCAGTTCAACAATTGTTAGAATTTTTGAAAACGCTAGAAATAGACGAGGCTACTCAAAATCATATTCTGTATATCATTCAAAACTTAAGTTACCGCAATGGTAAAAACAATAATGTAGAATTATCAATCGAGGGTCAGATAGTTCGAGACGCCGATCGCTTAGATGCCATTGGGGCGATAGGTATTGCTAGGACATTTCAATTTGCCGGTCATTTCGATGAACCGATGTGGACAGCATCACCAAATGATAATGTACCATCAACAGAAACGATCACTTCACTACCTCCGTCAGCGATTCGCCATTTTTATGACAAATTATTAAAGTTAAAAGACTTAATGCATACTACTACTGGAAAAGAACTTGCCCAACAACGCCATGATTTTATGGTGCAATTTTTAAATCAGTTCTATAGTGAATGGCATATTTCAAATAAATAG
- a CDS encoding transglycosylase family protein, protein MKKTIIASTLAVGLGVAAGNAGHADASESQINKAELAQLAQSNDQSLNNSPIQQGAYNMTFDYNGFTYHFESDGSNWSWDYNQSGQTGQSSQATQQQGVSQQASTSNNQSSGKVVTSQTQTSQQQPTQTQQAPQTNQSQQPQQASTSNNTTNTASSGSSVHVNEHLQQIAQRESRGDIHAVNPSSGAAGKYQFLQSTWDTVAPDEYKGVSPAQAPESVQDATAVKLYNTEGPSHWVTA, encoded by the coding sequence ATGAAAAAGACTATTATTGCTTCAACATTAGCAGTAGGCCTAGGAGTAGCAGCTGGAAATGCGGGTCATGCAGATGCAAGTGAATCTCAAATCAATAAAGCTGAATTAGCACAACTAGCTCAATCAAATGATCAATCATTAAACAATAGCCCTATTCAACAAGGTGCTTATAATATGACATTTGATTATAATGGCTTCACTTACCACTTTGAATCAGATGGTAGTAATTGGAGTTGGGACTACAATCAATCAGGTCAAACTGGTCAATCTTCACAAGCAACACAACAACAAGGTGTAAGCCAACAAGCTTCAACTTCTAATAATCAAAGTTCAGGTAAAGTGGTAACTTCACAAACACAAACTAGTCAACAACAACCAACTCAAACTCAACAAGCACCACAAACAAATCAATCTCAACAACCACAACAAGCATCAACAAGTAACAATACAACAAATACAGCTTCAAGTGGTTCTTCAGTACATGTAAACGAACATTTACAACAAATCGCACAACGTGAATCTCGTGGTGATATTCATGCTGTCAACCCAAGTTCTGGTGCAGCAGGTAAATATCAATTCTTACAATCTACATGGGATACAGTAGCACCTGATGAATATAAAGGTGTATCACCAGCTCAAGCACCTGAAAGTGTTCAAGATGCTACAGCTGTAAAATTATATAATACTGAAGGCCCATCACATTGGGTAACTGCTTAA
- a CDS encoding Lmo0850 family protein, producing MSKSDKIQNVVKLLSSLGVNIKKTKSRLDIINTLPTSSQVHHELK from the coding sequence ATGAGTAAATCGGATAAGATACAAAATGTAGTCAAATTATTATCATCTTTAGGTGTGAATATTAAAAAAACAAAATCTCGTTTAGACATCATCAACACTTTGCCTACATCATCACAAGTGCATCACGAACTAAAATAG